The Symphalangus syndactylus isolate Jambi chromosome 23, NHGRI_mSymSyn1-v2.1_pri, whole genome shotgun sequence genome has a window encoding:
- the GUCA1A gene encoding guanylyl cyclase-activating protein 1, which produces MGNVMEGKSVEELSSTECHQWYKKFMTECPSGQLTLYEFRQFFGLKNLSPSASQYVEQMFETFDFNKDGYIDFMEYVAALSLVLKGKVEQKLRWYFKLYDVDGNGCIDRDELLTIIQAIRAINPCSDTTMTAEEFTDTVFSKIDVNGDGELSLEEFIEGVQKDQMLLDTLTRSLDLTRIVRRLQNGEQEEEGADEAAEAAG; this is translated from the exons ATGGGCAACGTGATGGAGGGAAAGTCAGTGGAGGAGCTGAGCAGCACCGAGTGCCACCAGTGGTACAAGAAGTTCATGACTGAGTGCCCCTCTGGCCAGCTCACCCTCTATGAGTTCCGCCAGTTCTTCGGCCTCAAGAACCTGAGCCCGTCGGCCAGCCAGTACGTGGAGCAGATGTTTGAGACTTTTGACTTCAACAAG GACGGCTACATTGATTTCATGGAGTACGTGGCGGCGCTCAGCCTGGTCCTCAAGGGGAAGGTGGAACAGAAGCTCCGCTGGTACTTCAAGCTCTACGATGTAGACGGCAACGGCTGCATTGACCGCGATGAGCTGCTCACCATCATCCAG gccATTCGCGCCATTAACCCCTGCAGCGATACCACCATGACTGCAGAGGAGTTCACCGATACAGTGTTCTCCAAGATTGACGTCAACGGGGATG GGGAACTCTCCCTGGAAGAGTTTATAGAGGGCGTCCAGAAGGACCAGATGCTCCTGGACACACTGACACGAAGCCTGGACCTTACCCGCATCGTGCGCAGGCTCCAGAATGGCGAGCAAGAGGAGGAGGGGGCTGACGAGGCCGCTGAGGCAGCCGGCTGA
- the GUCA1B gene encoding guanylyl cyclase-activating protein 2: protein MGQEFSWEEAEAAGEIDVAELQEWYKKFVMECPSGTLFMHEFKRFFKVTDDEEASQYVEGMFRAFDKNGDNTIDFLEYVAALNLVLRGTLEHKLKWTFKIYDKDGNGCIDRLELLNIVEGIYQLKKACRRELQTEQGQLLTPEEVVDRIFLLVDENGDGQLSLNEFVEGARRDKWVMKMLQMDMNPSSWLAQQRRKSAMF, encoded by the exons ATGGGGCAGGAGTTTagctgggaggaggcagaggcagctggCGAGATAGATGTGGCGGAGCTCCAGGAGTGGTACAAGAAGTTCGTGATGGAGTGCCCCAGCGGCACACTCTTTATGCATGAGTTTAAGCGCTTCTTCAAGGTCACAGACGATGAGGAGGCCTCCCAGTATGTAGAGGGCATGTTCCGAGCCTTCGACAAGAATGGG GACAACACCATCGACTTCCTGGAGTATGTGGCGGCCCTGAATCTCGTGCTGAGGGGCACCCTGGAGCACAAGCTGAAGTGGACCTTCAAGATCTATGATAAGGACGGCAATGGCTGCATCGACCGCCTGGAGCTACTCAACATTGTGGAG GGAATTTACCAGCTGAAGAAAGCCTGCCGGCGAGAGCTACAAACTGAGCAAGGCCAGCTGCTCACACCCGAGGAGGTCGTGGACAGGATCTTCCTCCTGGTGGATGAGAATGGAGATG GCCAGCTGTCTCTGAACGAGTTTGTTGAAGGTGCCCGTCGGGACAAGTGGGTGATGAAGATGCTGCAGATGGACATGAATCCCAGCAGCTGGCTCGCTCAGCAGAGACGGAAAAGTGCCATGTTCTGA